The following proteins come from a genomic window of Paenibacillus spongiae:
- a CDS encoding colicin E3/pyocin S6 family cytotoxin, with protein sequence MIGDRKVWQSLDGKRLYTWDSLHGELEVFTKRGIHLASADPITGKYIKPALPGRRLNV encoded by the coding sequence ATGATTGGAGATAGGAAAGTTTGGCAGTCACTTGATGGCAAACGACTATATACTTGGGATAGTTTGCATGGTGAGTTAGAAGTATTCACAAAAAGAGGAATACATCTTGCTAGTGCAGATCCGATTACAGGAAAGTATATTAAGCCAGCACTTCCTGGGAGGCGATTAAATGTCTAA
- a CDS encoding ImmA/IrrE family metallo-endopeptidase, translating into MEDLKPEQKMAQKISQKFGLKIPVDIQSLILKYADYEEATIPGSIDAICILRDTKPLVILNPTQISTRKRFTLAHELGHIVIPGHDGMISCHIDREDIINDSFYSVMEYEANNFAAELLMPTPWLEEMVKEHISAGLHLTLEKICKEADVSFSAAFFSLFKVLPSGYIAYVKNNHRIHGKRFESEGTRVFIPKRDELIDFQWLDNNATEQNIYRMDTFTIQWWKIDSNLSAQALNVMLEELKTQSLTEILNSIDLKGKGTIASSLEKIIGLLPSGYILLIESVDYSRMFFSKDTNVPIPFTIQRAKSWLNEYASDNGYYDLLGYRIWWWNFVVRAPQRERIRDLRSSKQINQEIFNDSYDDESEREHCKRVLGGIIGSLNNRNFSTFEDFYKSFKLRLTGDEKLKPILSHPKLEDFITNKINELLSRR; encoded by the coding sequence ATGGAAGATTTAAAACCTGAGCAAAAAATGGCACAAAAGATATCTCAAAAATTTGGTCTAAAGATACCGGTTGATATTCAAAGTCTGATTCTTAAATATGCAGATTACGAGGAAGCAACTATTCCAGGGAGCATTGATGCGATTTGTATTCTTAGAGACACGAAACCACTCGTTATTCTAAACCCAACTCAAATAAGTACGCGCAAGCGATTTACATTAGCTCATGAATTAGGCCATATAGTTATACCTGGGCATGATGGAATGATATCGTGTCACATAGATAGGGAAGACATTATTAATGATTCATTCTACAGTGTTATGGAATATGAGGCGAACAATTTTGCTGCAGAACTGTTAATGCCAACACCATGGTTAGAAGAGATGGTAAAGGAACATATATCTGCAGGACTACATCTAACTTTAGAAAAGATATGTAAAGAAGCAGACGTTTCTTTTTCTGCGGCCTTTTTCTCCCTATTTAAAGTTCTGCCTTCTGGTTATATAGCTTACGTTAAAAATAATCATAGAATACATGGAAAACGTTTTGAATCTGAGGGTACAAGAGTGTTTATTCCAAAGAGGGATGAACTAATTGATTTTCAGTGGCTAGATAATAATGCAACAGAACAAAATATTTATAGAATGGATACGTTTACTATTCAATGGTGGAAAATTGATAGCAACCTAAGTGCCCAAGCATTGAATGTAATGTTAGAGGAATTAAAAACACAGAGCTTAACTGAGATACTTAATAGTATTGATTTAAAAGGGAAGGGAACAATTGCTTCGTCATTAGAAAAAATTATTGGGTTATTGCCTTCGGGCTATATTCTACTAATAGAAAGTGTAGACTATAGTAGAATGTTTTTTAGTAAAGATACAAACGTACCTATCCCCTTTACAATTCAAAGGGCTAAATCGTGGTTAAATGAGTATGCTAGCGATAATGGGTACTATGATTTATTAGGTTACAGAATTTGGTGGTGGAATTTTGTTGTTCGTGCCCCTCAAAGAGAAAGAATACGGGATTTAAGGAGCTCTAAACAAATAAACCAAGAGATTTTTAATGATTCCTATGATGATGAATCTGAGCGTGAACATTGTAAGCGAGTTCTAGGTGGAATTATAGGTTCATTAAATAATCGTAACTTTTCGACCTTTGAGGACTTTTATAAATCTTTTAAGCTCCGTTTAACTGGAGATGAAAAGTTGAAGCCAATCTTATCGCATCCTAAACTAGAAGACTTTATCACTAACAAAATTAATGAACTCTTGAGTAGAAGGTAG